A section of the Maniola jurtina chromosome 28, ilManJurt1.1, whole genome shotgun sequence genome encodes:
- the LOC123879492 gene encoding LOW QUALITY PROTEIN: cytochrome P450 307a1-like (The sequence of the model RefSeq protein was modified relative to this genomic sequence to represent the inferred CDS: inserted 2 bases in 1 codon): MAAAPQLGTVPAGERASSRQNLLSNTSAATLQXFLLRKMSALLLITLCALFIYKLFSRRTVTWKKVSKYGDGTVLNLKQAPGPIALPVIGSMHLLGKFESPFQSFTELSQSYGDIYSIKLGSSECLVVNSLELIREVLNQNGKFFGGRPDFLRFHKLFAGDRNNSLALCDWSNLQLRRRNLARRHCGPKQHTDNFTKIGSVATFEAVELVQTLRNITRSTTDSIDIKPLLMSTAMNMFSNYMCNVRFDTENDQEFRKVVDHFDEIFWEINQGYAVDFLPWLAPFYKKHMDKLSNWSQEIRSFILSRIVEQREINLDMEGPEKDFLDGLLRVLYDDPTVDRNTIIFMLEDFLGGHSSVGNLVMLCLTAVARDPEVGKKIRAEIDGVTKGKRAVTLTDRMSMPYTEATILECLRYASSPIVPHVATENANVAGYGVEKGTIVFINNYELNTSPKYWNQPEKFDPSRFLERTKVRARRNSQCDSGMESDSERSGPINRVTDFEKEIVSVKKNIPHFLPFSIGKRTCIGQTLVTTMSFVMFANIIQEFDVGAVDVEDLRQKPACVALPKDTYNLYLLPRKH; encoded by the exons ATGGCCGCCGCGCCCCAGCTGGGCACAGTGCCGGCCGGCGAACGCGCCAGTTCCCGCCAAAACCTCCTGTCAAACACCAGTGCTGCCACTCTTCA ATTTCTCTTAAGAAAAATGAGTGCGCTTTTACTCATCACTCTATGTGCCCTATTTATATACAAACTTTTTTCTCGCCGAACTGTCACATGGAAAAAGGTTTCCAAATATGGCGACGGCACCGTTCTAAATTTGAAACAGGCCCCTGGACCTATTGCTTTGCCTGTTATAGGCAGTATGCATTTGTTAGGCAAATTTGAATCCCCTTTTCAGTCCTTTACGGAATTAAGTCAGAGTTATGGCGATATTTATAGTATTAAATTGGGTTCTTCTGAGTGTTTGGTGGTGAACAGTTTGGAGCTTATTAGGGAGGTTTTGAATCAAAATGGAAAGTTTTTCGGCGGTCGTCCAGATTTCTTGAGGTTCCACAAATTGTTTGCTGGCGACCGGAATAATT CTCTGGCTTTATGCGATTGGTCGAATCTGCAGTTGCGCAGACGAAATCTGGCGCGACGTCACTGCGGGCCCAAGCAGCATACTGACAACTTCaccaaaatcggctcagtagccACTTTCGAGGCAGTAGAGTTAGTTCAAACCCTGAGAAACATCACCCGATCAACTACGGACAGTATCGATATAAAACCCTTGCTTATGTCAACAGCCATGAATATGTTTTCGAACTACATGTGCAATGTACGCTTCGATACCGAAAACGATCAAGAATTCCGAAAAGTAGTCGATCATTTCGATGAAATATTCTGGGAAATCAATCAAGGGTACGCCGTTGATTTTCTTCCTTGGTTAGCACCGTTTTATAAGAAACATATGGACAAGCTATCCAATTGGTCTCAGGAAATCCGCTCTTTTATCCTATCAAGAATTGTAGAGCAGAGAGAAATCAACTTAGATATGGAGGGACCAGAAAAGGACTTCCTTGATGGTTTATTAAGAGTTCTGTATGATGATCCAACTGTGGATAGAAACACGATAATTTTTATGCTTGAAGACTTTCTAGGTGGGCATTCTTCTGTGGGTAACTTGGTTATGCTCTGTTTGACAGCTGTAGCTAGAGACCCTGAAGTTGGAAAGAAAATAAGAGCCGAAATTGATGGTGTTACTAAAGGTAAACGTGCTGTGACATTAACAGATCGAATGTCCATGCCGTACACAGAAGCAACAATATTGGAATGCCTGCGATACGCATCGTCCCCAATAGTTCCGCATGTAGCCACGGAAAACGCAAACGTCGCTGGATACGGAGTCGAAAAAGGCACAATTGTATTCATAAACAATTACGAATTGAATACTTCACCTAAATACTGGAACCAACCGGAGAAATTCGATCCATCAAGGTTTCTAGAACGTACCAAAGTTAGAGCTAGACGCAACTCCCAGTGTGATTCAGGAATGGAATCAGATAGTGAAAGATCAGGTCCCATTAACAGAGTAACAGATTTCGAAAAGGAAATAGTTTCGGTTAAGAAGAACATACCACATTTCTTACCATTCAGCATCGGTAAGAGGACGTGTATAGGTCAAACTTTGGTTACAACGATGAGCTTTGTTATGTTCGCGAATATCATTCAAGAGTTTGACGTCGGAGCGGTAGATGTGGAGGATCTGAGACAGAAACCCGCCTGTGTGGCTCTGCCTAAAGACACGTATAACTTGTACTTACTGCCTAGGAAACACTGA